The sequence GGGCGCGAGCGCATCGGCATCGCAGTGCCTCGGGCGGCACCGCCGCGTGGCACACCCCAACGGCAAGAAAAACACGGGAGTAACAACATGAACCGCAGTGAGCTGGTGGCCGCGCTGGCCGACCGCGCCGAGGTGACCCGCAAGGACGCCGACGCCGTGCTGGCCGCGTTCGCCGAGACCGTCGGCGAGATCGTCGCCAAGGGCGACGAGAAGGTCACCATCCCTGGCTTCCTGACCTTCGAGCGCACCCACCGTGCCGCTCGCACCGCGCGCAACCCGCAGACCGGCGAGCCCATCAACATCCCGGCCGGCTACAGCGTGAAGGTCACCGCCGGCAGCAAGCTCAAGGAAGCCGCCAAGGGCAAGTAAGCGCTCCCTTTCGAGCGCCGGCCCGCTGAGGCGCCGTTCGACGGAGCGCCGTGGGTGACTGCGGAGCCGCATCCGCTGGCCGCGCAGTTCCCCGGGCCCCTTCGGGCGCATCAGCAAAGGACACCGCAAAGGGCGGCCCCCCTTCCGCCGAGGGGGGCCGCCCTTTGGTGTACCCGGACCGCTAGCCGAGCGCCTTGCCCGGCAGTTCGACCTTCGCGCCGAGTTCCACGAGCTTGTCCATGAAGTTCTCGTAGCCGCGGTTGATCAGGTCGATGCCGTGGACGCGGGACGTGCCCTCGGCGGCGAGGGCCGCGATGAGGTACGAGAAGCCGCCGCGCAGGTCAGGGATGACCAGATCGGCGCCCTGGAGCCTGGTGGGGCCGGAGACGACCGCGGAGTGCAGGAAGTTGCGCGCGCCGAAGCGGCAGGCGGAGCCGCCCAGGCACTCGCGGTAGAGCTGGATGTGCGCGCCCATCTGGTTCAGCGCGGAGGTGAAGCCGAGCCGGGACTCGTACACCGTCTCGTGGATGATGGACAGGCCCGTGGCCTGGGTCAGGGCCACCACCAGCGGCTGCTGCCAGTCCGTCTGGAAACCGGGGTGCACGTCCGTCTCCAGGGCGATGGACTTCAACTGCCCGCCCGGGTGCCAGAAACGGATGCCCTCGTCGTCGATCCGGAAGGCGCCGCCCACCTTGCGGTAGGTGTTCAGGAACGTCATCATCGAGCGCTGCTGGGCGCCGCGGACGTAGATGTCGCCGTT comes from Streptomyces sp. SCL15-4 and encodes:
- a CDS encoding HU family DNA-binding protein, with protein sequence MNRSELVAALADRAEVTRKDADAVLAAFAETVGEIVAKGDEKVTIPGFLTFERTHRAARTARNPQTGEPINIPAGYSVKVTAGSKLKEAAKGK